In Prunus dulcis chromosome 2, ALMONDv2, whole genome shotgun sequence, a single genomic region encodes these proteins:
- the LOC117620075 gene encoding GDSL esterase/lipase At5g03610-like produces the protein MEKQTTIASSCLFLLYIATFTVAEVLEAHHHLHQHNSHGSVKLFVFGDSYVDTGNIRKSVSPSWKEPYGITFPGRPAGRFSNGRVLTDYIASFLSIRSPVPYALRKFAKKSKLESGMNFAFGGTGVFDTLVSGPNLTTQIDFFEQLLQQKVYVKNDVVNSSIALVSIAGNDYAAHFGRPGHDTKDLAMFTKSIIKQLTVDLKRIHNLGVQKIAVTTIEPLGCLPGITSSLSYQNCNEFANMASMFHNQILLQKLEELNKETKNSAFVDLDLYNAFISAVKPQKHNQGYSTFQINTLKPCCVGVSNEYSCGSVDQTGAKKYIVCDNPDVSFFWDTVHPSQNGWHEVYAAIKPSLHQLYS, from the exons ATGGAGAAGCAAACCACCATCGCCTCTTCTTGTCTCTTCCTTTTATACATCGCCACTTTTACAG TGGCAGAAGTACTTGAAGCCCATCATCACCTTCATCAGCACAATAGTCATGGCTCTGTGAAACTTTTCGTCTTCGGGGACTCGTATGTTGATACTGGGAATATCAGAAAATCTGTGTCTCCTTCATGGAAGGAACCTTATGGGATTACTTTTCCCGGAAGACCGGCCGGCAGATTTTCGAATGGTCGTGTCCTCACTGATTATATAG CTTCCTTTTTGAGCATAAGATCTCCGGTGCCTTACGCATTGAGAAAATTTGCGAAGAAATCCAAACTAGAGTCTGGGATGAACTTTGCATTTGGAGGGACAGGTGTTTTCGATACATTGGTCAGTGGACCAAACTTGACCACCCAAATCGACTTTTTCGAACAACTGCTTCAACAAAAAGTCTATGTCAAAAACGACGTCGTTAACTCGTCCATTGCTCTCGTATCAATTGCGGGGAACGACTACGCCGCTCATTTTGGTAGACCAGGCCACGACACAAAG GATTTGGCAATGTTTACGAAATCTATTATTAAACAGCTTACTGTGGATTTGAAGCGTATACATAATTTGGGAGTACAAAAAATAGCGGTTACAACAATAGAGCCCCTAGGATGCCTTCCCGGCATAACTTCCTCTCTTTCATATCAAAACTGCAATGAATTTGCCAATATGGCTTCAATGTTCCACAACCAGATTCTGCTTCAAAAGTTGGAGGAGTTGAACAAGGAGACAAAGAATTCGGCATTTGTCGACTTGGATCTCTATAATGCGTTTATATCTGCAGTGAAGCCCCAAAAACATAATCAAG GATATTCGACATTTCAGATTAACACTCTAAAGCCATGTTGTGTTGGGGTGAGCAATGAATACTCATGTGGCAGTGTGGATCAGACTGGTGCAAAGAAGTACATTGTATGCGATAACCCtgatgtttctttcttttgggatACAGTACACCCTTCGCAGAATGGTTGGCATGAAGTTTATGCCGCTATTAAACCTTCTCTCCATCAATTGTATTCGTGA
- the LOC117618064 gene encoding uncharacterized protein LOC117618064 translates to MDRAAGSVAHPPYFDGHNYGAWKAKMKSFLWSLDERVWYTVVHGFSDPAKKIGKGDEEITVLKSREEWTTAEATHSTNNQKGLNAIFTAVSSDQFEYISSCDTSKEAWDILQVTHEGTDTVKGAKLQMHTLQFETIMMDENETFSEFYAKLCIIVNACSSLGEKIPEDRVVKKILRSLPQRFSPKITAIEEIRDLNTMKVRELIGSLQTYEMKHLAPKKNKSVALKVVDKEDGEHQSEEFNGEEFAYLSRQFKKFFKYQNSRSHDSRNHSGINSKVKHGDYTDGNVKSRRFTEKKTTKERVKCYECEGYGHISSECANTQKKQNGKAKALNVTWSDSDSESESEENTIALITTVSLDKAQQNNGNDEEPNIGYVLEKYDDLLAASQKLNQHNKELAKKVAVLELENSRIARTLQSSAAEPESIGEGMYEKLEILQKKCIDQNKLIDSLTSNKQVLEIELKSSKERIIALTIGAEKIDKMISMGRSNGDKRGLGFDSINKSSTVSVTKFVKPSLSTGISTSQTTWRFIPTCHYCGALGHIRPKCKLLQQISVSQKPTKEGQVRIQHKIAYLVKEVSRLSKLSRSLSLPTSNLVWRRKDNQNCLVAISNDTHQTNVHEILDVKCFVALTALSDSKSKSWYFDSGCSRHMTGEKSYFSEISTEGVSGMVTFGDGRKSKILGKGRIMAIGTPNLDNVLLVENLQANLISVSQLCDEMGEVNVRVSVKGANWGSKPKTLTKLQTQSLLLKLWN, encoded by the exons ATGGATCGTGCCGCTGGTTCTGTTGCACACCCACCATACTTCGATGGCCACAACTATGGTGCTTGGAAGGCTAAAATGAAGTCGTTTCTTTGGTCCTTAGATGAACGTGTATGGTATACAGTGGTTCATGGCTTTTCTGATCCCGCAAAGAAGATCGGAAAAGGAGATGAAGAAATCACAGTTCTCAAATCTAGAGAGGAGTGGACCACTGCAGAAGCCACACACAGTACAAATAATCAAAAGGGGTTAAATGCTATATTTACTGCTGTCTCTTCCgatcaatttgaatatatatctAGTTGTGATACTTCTAAGGAAGCTTGGGATATTTTGCAGGTCACTCATGAAGGAACAGATACTGTTAAGGGAGCCAAGCTTCAAATGCACACTCTACAGTTTGAGACAATCATGATGGATGAGAATGAAAccttttctgaattttatgcCAAACTTTGCATTATTGTGAATGCATGTTCAAGTTTAGgtgaaaaaattccagaaGATAGGGTGGTGAAAAAGATTTTACGGTCCTTGCCTCAACGTTTTTCACCAAAGATCACAGCCATTGAAGAGATTCGTGACCTGAATACTATGAAAGTTCGTGAACTCATAGGGTCGCTTCAAACCTATGAGATGAAGCATCTAGCTCCTAAGAAGAATAAAAGCGTTGCTCTTAAAGTAGTTGATAAAGAAGATGGTGAACACCAATCTGAAGAATTCAATGGGGAGGAATTTGCTTATCTTTCACGACAATTCAAGAAGTTTTTCAAATATCAAAATTCCAGAAGTCATGATTCAAGAAATCACTCAGGTATAAATTCAAAAGTTAAGCATGGTGATTATACTGATGGTAATGTAAAATCTCGCAGGTTCACTGAGAAGAAGACTACTAAAGAGAGAGTCAAGTGCTATGAATGCGAAGGATATGGACATATATCCTCTGAATGTGCCAACAcacaaaagaagcaaaacgGCAAAGCCAAAGCACTGAATGTAACCTGGAGTGACAGTGATTCAGAAtcagaaagtgaagaaaatacCATTGCATTAATCACCACTGTCAGTTTGGATAAGGCACAGCAAAACAATGGGAATGATGAAGAACCAAATATTGGTTATGTGCTGGAAAAGTATGACGATCTTCTAGCTGCTTCTCAGAAACTTAATCAACACAACAAAGAGCTTGCCAAAAAGGTTGCTGTGCTGGAGCTCGAAAACAGTAGGATTGCCAGGACATTACAATCCTCTGCTGCTGAACCAGAATCAATTGGTGAAGGTATgtatgaaaaattggaaatactTCAGAAAAAATGCATtgatcaaaataaattaattgattCTTTGACCTCTAACAAACAAGTTCTTGAAATTGAGCTTAAAAGTTCAAAGGAAAGGATTATTGCTTTGACAATTGGTGCAGAAAAGATTGACAAAATGATTAGCATGGGTCGAAGCAATGGAGACAAACGTGGCTTGGGTTTTGATTCAATAAACAAGTCTTCCACTGTATCCGTCACAAAGTTTGTCAAACCATCACTTTCTACTGGTATTTCAACCTCTCAAACAACTTGGAGATTCATACCTACGTGTCACTATTGTGGAGCTCTTGGACACATCCGACCAAAATGCAAACTGCTTCAACAGATTTCAGTAAGTCAAAAACCCACCAAGGAGGGACAGGTAAGAATTCAACACAAGATTGCTTATCTTGTAAAAGAGGTAAGTAGGTTGTCAAAACTTTCTCGTTCCTTATCTTTACCAACTTCAAATCTAGTGTGGAGGAGAAAGGATAATCAAAACTGCTTGGTGGCAATTTCAAACGATACACATCAAACTAATGTTCATGAAATATTAGATGTGAAATGTTTTGTTGCTCTTACTGCTCTCTCTGACTCTAAATCTAAATCTTGGTATTTTGATAGTGGATGTTCAAGACACATGACTGGTGagaaatcatatttttcagaaatctcTACAGAAGGCGTGAGTGGAATGGTCACTTTTGGAGATGGAAGAAAATCCAAGATTTTGGGCAAAGGAAGAATTATGGCAATTGGTACACCTAACTTGGACAATGTTTTATTAGTTGAAAATCTTCAAGCAAATCTCATCAGCGTAAGTCAACTTTGTGATGAAATGGGTGAG GTAAACGTGAGGGTGTCTGTGAAGGGTGCCAACTGGGGAAGCAAACCAAAAACCCTCACAAAGCTACAAACTCAATCTCTACTTCTAAAACTTTGGAACTGA